One Punica granatum isolate Tunisia-2019 chromosome 3, ASM765513v2, whole genome shotgun sequence genomic window carries:
- the LOC116201323 gene encoding uncharacterized protein LOC116201323 has protein sequence MASTAPSSDVKGPKTALSKQVISHEVSIAELSNLSSSRAVYVKTGNLYFRTNIQKAKALEQNQLESAKAKLEKLNAS, from the exons ATGGCGTCGACTGCCCCATCCTCAGATGTCAAAGGCCCCAAAACAGCGCTGAGCAAACAG GTAATAAGCCATGAAGTTTCAATTGCGGAGTTGAGCAACCTCTCCTCTTCTCGG GCTGTGTACGTGAAAACTGGGAACCTATACTTCCGGACAAACATTCAAAAGGCAAAAGCATTGGAGCAGA ACCAACTTGAATCAGCCAAAGCAAAGCTAGAGAAGCTGAATGCGTCGTGA